TCAGCTCCCAACCGGGGTTTGCGGCGGCGAGCCGCTCCAGCGCCTCCTGGTCGAAGGTGCCGGCGAGGCCGTCGTGGAGCAGCGGGGCGAGGGCGCCGGCCGCGTCCAGGAGCCGCTGGTCGAGCCGGTCGGCGACGGCCGCCGGGTGCACGGCGATCCAGGTCCGCGACTCGCTGCCGAGCAGCTGCAACACCCGGTCGTCCTGCCGCCAGCGCAGGCCGGTGCCGTGCTCGGAGGTCCGGTACGCGACCGGCTCGCCGACGGCGGACAGCGCGTCCACCACCTCGCCCCGCCACTGCCGCAGCTCGGACGCGGACGCCCCGCGGTGGTACGCGAGCGCGACCTCGGCCTTCCGGAAGTCCGGTCCCCGGTGGGCGCGCGGGGTGAACACCAGCTCCGGGCCGTGGTGGCGGCCCGGAGCCAGGCCGACGGCCAGCGAGTCCGGCAGGTCGCGGTGGACCTTCCACTCCGGGTGTTCCGCCAGCAGCGCGTCGACGCCCGCGCGCTGCCAGCCCCACCGGGTGTCGTGCAGGAGCCGCACGATCCCGGCGATCTCGGCCACACTCGCGGTCGGGCGGAGGGAGGTGTCTCGGTGATCCATGCCCGTGATCATCCCAGCCGGTGGTGACAGTCCGTCATCCGGTGGGGCGGGGAGCACGCCTAACCGCGACGCTTCTCGCGCTCCTCTTCCTCCTCGCGCTCCTCGATCATCTTGCGGGCGCGCGCCTCGGAGGCCTCGCGCTCCGCGGGCGAGAGGTGCTCGGCGGCGTCGCGCATCTCGGACAGCCGCCCGCCGATCGCGCCGAGGAACCGGTCCGACTCGATCAGCTCCTTCATGCCGACCCGGCCGCCGAGCACGTCCTTGGCCATCTCCTGGAGCTCCCGCCCCACCGACGGGTTGGCGGCCAGCACCCGCAGCGCCTTGTGCAGCGAGGCCGCCTGCGCCGGGTTGTCGGCGACGTCCAGCAGTTCGTCGTCCTCGATCTCCCGATCAACGCCCATGTGTCCGCTCCCCCGGGTCCTCGCGCACGACTTCGGCGCGGACGGGCCGCCCGGCCCGTCGAGCTCCGATTCAAACACGCCGGCGCCGGGCCGGTCACTCCCGCCCCGGACCGGCCCCCACAGGCCGCTTGACACACCGTCGGCCGGGGGCCCCTCCGGCGGCACCCCGCAGCGGCGCGGCGGCCCTACAGCACCCGCGTCATCGTCCGGTGCGGGATCCCCGCGTCCTCGTACACCGCCCCCTCGGCGGTGTACCCGAGCCGTTCGTAGAACCCGAGCGCCTGCACCTGCGCGTGCAGCTCCAGCTCCACGGCGCCCCGCTCCCACCCGGCCTGCTCGATCGCCCGGACCAGGGCGGCCCCCAGCCCGGTGCCCCGGGCGGCGGCCACCACGGCGAGCCGTCCGAGCAGCACCCGCCCCTCCACGCCGGTGAGCTCCAGCGCCTCGGCGCCGAAGATCAGCCGCCCGGTGCCCAGCGGGCTGCCGTCCCCGGCGAGGGCGAGCAGGTGCACCGAGGTGGCGTCGTACGCGTCGTACTCCAGCTCCTCGGGGACGTTCTGTTCCTCGACGAAGACCTCCCGCCGGACGGCCCGGACCAGCTCCAGGTCGGCCTCGGTGACGGCCACCCGGATGTCCGCGCGGGCGTCGGCCCCGGTCATCAGCTCTCGGCCGAGATCACGTCGAGGGCCTTGCGCAGGTCCGCCGGGTACTCGCTCTCGAACTGCACCCAGCGGCCGTCGGAGGGGTGCTCGAAGGCGAGGGCGACGGCGTGCAGCCACTGCCGGGTGAGGCCGAGGCGCTTGGCCAGCGTGGGGTCGGCGCCGTAGGTGAGGTCGCCGACGCAGGGGTGCCGCAGCGCGGACATGTGCACCCGGATCTGGTGGGTGCGGCCGGTCTCCAGCTTGATGTCGAGCAGCGAGGCGGCCCGGTAGGCCTCGATCAGGTCGTAGTGGGTGACCGACGGCTTGCCGTCCCGGGTGACCGCCCACTTCCAGTCGGAGCTGGGGTGCCGGCCGATCGGGGCGTCCACGGTGCCGGACAGCGGGTCCGGGTGGCCCTGGACGAGGGCGTTGTACCGCTTCTCGGTGACCCGGTCGTGGAACTGGCGCTTGAGGTCGGAGTAGGCGCGCTCGGACTTGGCGACCACCATGATCCCGGAGGTGCCGACGTCCAGGCGGTGGACCACGCCCTGGCGCTCGGCGGCGCCGGAGGTGGAGATCCGGTACCCGGCGGCGGCGAGGCCGCCGATCACGGTCGGGCCGGTCCAGCCGGGGCTGGGGTGGGCGGCGACGCCGACCGGCTTGTCGATGACCACGATGTCCTCGTCGTCGTGGATGATCCGCATGCCCTCGACGTGCTCGGCGACGACCTGGACGGGCGCCACGGGCGACGGGATCTCGACCTCCAGCCAGGCACCGGCGGTGACCCGGTCGGACTTCCCGGCCACGCTGCCGTCCAGCGTCACCTTGCCCTCGGCGGCCAGCTCGGCGGCCTTCGTCCGGGAGAAGCCGAACATCCGGGCCAGGGCGGCGTCGAGTCGCTCGCCCTCCAGGCCGTCGGGTACGGGGAGGCTGCGGGTCTGCGCTGCGGTACTCACCCGTACGAGTATGCCGGACGGCCCGGCGGGCCCTCGCCGCCGGTCACCCGCCGCTCACCCCGTCGCCGGTCGTCGCCGGTCGCCCGTCGCCGTCCGGGCCGCCGCCGGCCCCGCGGCTACTCGCCCTTGGCGGTGTGGTGGGTGGAGCCGTCCGGGTTGGAGCCGCGGAAGGAGAGCAGCACCACCAGGATGCCGCCGCAGACGATCGCCGAGTCGGCCAGGTTGAACACCGCGAAGTGCTGCACCGAGATGAAGTCCACCACGTGCCCGCGGAACACCCCGGGCGAGCGGAACAGCCGGTCGGTGAGGTTGCCGAGGGCACCGCCGAGCAGCAGGCCGAGCGCGATCGCCCAGGGCAGGCTGTACAGCTTGCGGGCGATCCGCCAGATCACCACGATGACGGCGGCCGCGATCGCGGTGAACACCACGGTCATCGCCTGGCCCATGCCGAAGGCGGCCCCCGGGTTGCGGATCACCTGGAAGGTCATCACGTCCCCGATCACCCGGATCGGCGAGCGGCCCTCCAGCCTGGCCACCACCAGCAGCTTGGAGGCCAGGTCGATCACGTACGCGAGCAGCGCGACGCCGAGCAGCACGCCGATCCGGCGGCGCCGGATCCGGGAGCGGGCGCCCTCGGCCGCGGTGGCCCCGCCGCGGGCGGGCACCGAGGCCCCGTCCGCGCCGGACGGGCCGTCCGGGTGCGCGGTCCGCTCCCGCGCGGGCTCCGGCTCGTGCGGCGCCCGGGCGGTGGGGACGGCGTCGTCCTGCGTCTGGGGGGAACCTGGAGTGCTGATGATCCGCTCCGCTGCCGATGGGCCCCCCGGCCGGAGGCTGGGGGAGTGCCGACGTTACGGGGACGAGGGTACGGCAACCACCGGCCCCGTGACCTCGGCGACGGGAAGGGCCGGGGCCTACCGGCGCTCCTGCTTCGCCTTGCAGGTCACGCAGAGCGTGGCCCGCGGGAAGGCCTGCAGCCGGGCCTTGCCGACCGCCTGTCCGCAGGACTCGCAGAGGCCGAAGCCGACGCCCTCCAGCCGGGCCAGCGCGCGCTCGGTCTGGGCCAGGCTGTCGCGGGCGTTGTTGGCCAGGGAGAGCTCGCTCTCCCGGTTGATGTTCTTGGTCCCGGCGTCGACCTGGTCGTCCCCCGCGCCGTCGTTGGAGTCGCGCATCAGACCGGTGATCGCCGCCTCGGAGGCCTCGATCTCGGCGCGCAGCCGCTCCAGGTCGGTGTTGAGCTCGTCGTGCAGCTCGGCCACCTCGGCCGCCGTCCAGGGCTCCTCGCCGGGCCGGACCGGCAGCTCGGCCGGGTCGACCGACTCGGCGCCGCCGGCGGCCCGGGCACCCGTGCCCGCGGGCGCGTGGGAGCGGCTGGTCGCCGCGGTGTGGCCGGTGCTGGTGCTGGTCTTACGCCGTGTAGTGCTCACGGTCCCCTCCCCTGAGTCTCCCGCCACGGCCGTGCGCGACCTCTTGGTCGCGGTCCCTGTTGCCTTGTCAGCCATGGCTTCGACCTCATTTACGAATGATTCGAACCGCCGGTTCCCGACGATCTCCAGTGCCGGAACGATAATCCCCATCGAATCCGGTCACAACGGGACATACCGATTCGCAGCATTGATCCCACCCGGGCAGCCGCCCGTGCAAGAACGCTGCCCAGGTTGTGCCCAGATCGTCATCGGATAACCACCCGCGGACCCCGGGATGGAACCGCCCGGCGCGCGAATCCCGCTTGCCGGGGCCGATACACTGGGCCTGCAAGGCGCAGACGGGACGAGTACCGACGTACGCAGCCAGCAGCGACCCGGGGACGGTGCGAGCCCGGGGGTGTGCGCGGCGGGAAGATCACCCCGAGCCGCCGGAAGAACAGCCGCGGGGGCGGTGTCCCCGGGCCCAGTAGAACCGGCAGCACAACGAAACAAGAGGGCCGCGAGCACCATCCGCGGTCAAGGAGGGTGGTACCGCGGGACGGCATGCCGTCTCGTCCCTCCGGAGGATCCAGCCCACGCATCCGCCGGAGGTAGACGCCCGCGATGAGCACCTACAACCCCGTCCCCGCGCAGGTCGACCTGCCTGCCCTCGAACACCAGATCCTGAGTTTCTGGCAGGACAACAAGGTCTTCCAGCGCAGCCTGCAGCAGTCCGAGGGCCGCCCGGAGTGGGTCTTCTACGAGGGCCCGCCCACGGCCAACGGCATGCCCGGCGCCCACCACATCGAGGCCCGCGTCTTCAAGGACGTCTTCCCGCGCTTCCGGACCATGAAGGGCTACCACGTCGCCCGCAAGGCCGGCTGGGACTGCCACGGCCTCCCGGTCGAGCTGGCCGTGGAGAAGGAGCTGGGCTTCTCCGGCAAGCAGGACATCGAGGCGTTCGGCATCGCCGAGTTCAACGCCAAGTGCCGCGACTCGGTGACCCGGCACACCGACGAGTTCGCCAAGCTCACCGAGCGGATGGGCTACTGGGTCGACCTCGACGAGGCGTACCGGACCATGGACCCGTCCTACATCGAGTCGGTCTGGTGGTCGCTGAAGCAGATCTTCGACAAGGGCCTGCTGGTCCAGGACCACCGGGTCGCCCCCTGGTGCCCGCGCTGCGGCACCGGCCTGTCCGACCACGAGCTGGCCCAGGGCTACGAGACCGTGGTCGACCCCTCGGTGTTCGTCCGCTTCCCGCTGACCGGCGGCCCGCTGGCCGGCGAGGCCGCGCTGCTGGTGTGGACGACCACCCCGTGGACCCTGGTCTCCAACACCGCCGCCGCCGTGCACCCGGAGGTCACCTACGTGGTGGCCACCGACGGCACCGAGCAGCTGGTGGTCGCCGAGCCGCTGGTCGGCAAGGCCCTCGGCGAGGGCTGGGAGCCCACCGGGCAGTCCTTCACCGGCGCCGAGATGGAGCGCTGGGCGTACCGCCGCCCGTTCGACCTGGTCGAGATCGAGAACGCGCACTACGTCCTCAACGCCGACTACGTCACCACCGAGGACGGCACCGGCATCGTCCACCAGTCGCCCGCCTTCGGCGCCGACGACCTCGCCACCTGCCGCCGGTACGGCCTGCCGGTGGTCAACCCGGTGCTCGCCGACGGCACCTTCGCCCCCGAGGTCCCGCTGGTCGGCGGCCAGTTCTTCAAGAAGGCCGACGAGGCCCTGGTCAAGGACCTCCAGGCCCGCGACCTGCTGTTCCGTCACCTCCCGTACGAGCACAGCTACCCGCACTGCTGGCGCTGCCACACCGCGCTGCTCTACTACGCGCAGCCGTCCTGGTACATCCGCACCACCGCGGTCAAGGACGCCCTGATCCGGGAGAACGAGAACACCAACTGGTTCCCCGAGAACGTCAAGCACGGCCGCTTCGGCGACTGGCTGAACAACAACATCGACTGGGCGCTCAGCCGCAACCGCTACTGGGGCACCCCCCTGCCGATCTGGCGCTGCGAGGAGGGCCACCTCACCTGCGTCGGCTCGCTGGCCGAGCTCTCCGAGCTGACCGGCACCGACCAGTCCGGGCTGGACCCGCACCGCCCGTACATCGACGACGTCACCTTCCCCTGCCGCAGCTGCTCCGGCACCGCCGTGCGCGTGCCCGAGGTGATCGACGCCTGGTACGACTCGGGCTCGATGCCCTTCGCCCAGTACGGCTACCCGTACCAGAACAAGGAGCTGTTCGAGAAGCGCTACCCGGCGCAGTTCATCTCCGAGGCGATCGACCAGACCCGCGGCTGGTTCTACACGCTGATGGCGGTCGGCACCCTGGTGTTCGACAAGTCCAGCTACGAGAACGTCGTCTGCCTGGGCCACATCCTGGCCGAGGACGGCCGCAAGATGTCCAAGCACCTGGGCAACATCCTGCAGCCGATCCCGCTGATGGACCAGCACGGCGCCGACGCGGTCCGCTGGTTCATGGCCGCCGGCGGCTCGCCCTGGTCGGCCCGCCGGGTCGGCCACGGCACCATCCAGGAGGTGGTCCGCAAGACCCTGCTGACCTTCTGGAACACCGTCGCCTTCCAGGCCCTGTACGCCCGCACCGCCGGCTGGGCGCCCTCCGCGGCCGACCCGGCGCCGGCGATGCGCCCGCAGCTGGACCGCTGGGTGCTCTCCGAGCTGAACACCCTGGTCCGCGAGGTGGACGCGGCCCTGGAGGCGTACGACACCCAGCGGGCCGGCAAGCTGCTGTCCGCCTTCGTCGACGACCTCTCCAACTGGTACGTCCGCCGCGGCCGCCGCCGCTTCTGGCAGGGCGACGCCGCCGCGCTGGCCACCCTGCACGAGGCGCTGGAGACGGTGACCCGGCTGATGGCCCCGCTGACCCCGTTCATCACCGAGCGGGTCTGGCAGGACCTGGTCGTCCCGGTCGTCCCGGACGCGCCGCTCTCCGTCCACCTGGCCTCCTGGCCGGTCGCGGACGAGAGCCTGGTCGACGCCGAGCTGTCCCGGAACATGGCGCTGGTCCGCCGGCTGGTCGAGCTCGGCCGCTCCACCCGCGCCGAGTCCGGGGTGAAGACCCGTCAGCCGCTGTCCCGGGCGCTGATCGCCGCCCAGGGCTGGGACGACCTGCCCGCGGACCTGCGCGCGCAGATCGCCGAGGAGCTCAACGTCTCCACCCTGGAGTCGCTGGCCGGCGTCGGCGCCTCGCTCGTCGACACCTCCGCCAAGGCCAACTTCCGTGCGCTGGGCAAGCGGTTCGGCAAGGGCGTCCAGGACGTCGCCAAGGCGGTCGCCGCGGCGGACGCCGCCGTCCTCGCCGCCGAGCTGCGGGCCTCCGGCACCACCGGGGTCGAGCTGAACGGCGAGCGGGTCGAGCTGTCGCCGGACGAGGTGATCATCACCGAGACCCCGCGCGAGGGCTGGGCCGTCGCCAACGAGTCCGGCGCCACCGTCGCCCTCGACCTGGCCATCACCCCGGAGCTCAAGCGGCTCGGCGTCGCCCGCGACGCCATCCGCCAGATCCAGGAGGCCCGGAAGAACTCCGGCCTGGACGTCGCCGACCGGATCGTGCTGCGTTGGCGGGCCGCCAACGAGGAGACCGCCGAGGCCATCGCCGAACACGGCCAGCTGGTCGCCGACGAGGTCCTCGCCACCGACTTCGCCGCCGGCGCCGCCGACTGGGAGTCCGAGAACTTCACCGACGAGACCCTCGGCCTCGCCTTCCAGCTCCGCAAGGCCTGACCCGCCAAACCGCCCCCACAGGGGCGCGGGCCCCTGCGCCACCGGCCACCCAGGCCGGCAGCCAGCCCCGCGCCCCTGCCGCACAGCCGGCCCCTCCCACCCACGCGGGCCCTGGAGCCTCGCCTCGCACCCCCGTGATCGGCCCACCCCGCGAGGATCACCACATCCGCGGTCGGCCTCGCAGTTCCCCGAGCCCCTGACGGGCTCGCGCCGCACGGGACCCCCCAGCCCCTGACGGGCTCCCGCCGTAAGAAGGTCACGAAAAAACGAGGGCGCCCCCGCCGTGAGTCATCTCACAGTGGGGGCGCCCTCGATGGTCCTGCTTAGTTGTCGCCGTCCTCGTCGATGAGGAAGCCGCGCATCGGGGCGGGAGCCTGCTGCATCGGCTGCGGAGGCTGCGGACGGACCGCCGCCATCGGCTGCGTCATCCCGGCCGGGGCCATCGCCGCGGCGCCGGTCCCGTTCGCCGACGGGCCGCCGAAGCTCGGGGCACCGCTGCCGCCGCCGAAGGAGTTCTGGCCGCCGAACGACGGGGTGCTGCCACCGAAGGACGGCTGGCCGCCGAAGCTCGGGGAGGCCGAACTCATCGAGGAGGCACTCGTCGAGGAGATCGAGGAGGTAGCCGGCGGGAGCGAGGCGGTGGCCGGGAGCCGCGGCGGGGCCAGCGAGTCGTCGGCCTGGGACTCCAGCTGGCGCAGCTGGGTCTCCAGGTACGACTTCAGGCGGGTCCGGTACTCGCGCTCGAAGGCCCGCAGGTCCTCGACCTTGCGCTCCAGCGTCGCGCGGGCGGACTCCAGGGAGCCCATGGCCACGCGGTGCTTCTCCTGTGCGTCCCGCTCCAGGGCGTCGGCCTTGGAGCGGGCGTCCCGCTCCAGGCCCTCGGCGCGGCTGCGGGCCTCGCCGACGATCTTGTTGGCCTCGGAACGGGCCTCGGAGATCGCCTGGTCGGCGGTCTGCTGCGCGAGCGCGAGCACGCGGGCGGCACTGTCGCCGCCGGGGGCCTGCTGCTGGCCGGGGATCGGACCGCCGAGCGGGCCGCCCATCTGCTGCTGCATCGGGCCGCCCATCGGGGCGAGCTGCTGCTGGCCACCCATGGTCTGACCCATCGGCGGCTGGCCCATCGGACCGGGCTGACCCATCGGGCCACCCATCGGCTGCAGCATCTGGCCGCCCATCGGCTGCACCAGCTGCTGCTGGCCGCCCATGGTCTGGCCCATCTGCTGCGGCTGGCCCATCGGGGCGAGCTGCTGGCCACCGGGGCCGGGCGGGAGCTGCGGGGCGCCGGAGGGCAGGCCGAGCGGCTGGTTGCCCATCGGCGGCTGGCCCATCACACCGGGCTGACCCATCTGCGGACCGGGGCCCTGCTGCTGGCCGGGCACCGGCGGGCCGGATATGGCCGCGGGCACCGGAGCGCCGGGCCGCGCGTCCTGCGGCGGCTCCTTGCGCATGTTGGCCTGGTTCTGCGCAGCGGCACGCGTCGCGGCGGCCAACTTGGCCCGCAGGTCCTCGTTCTCGCGCAGCAGGCGGGTCAGCTCGGCTTCGACCTCGTCGAGGAAGGCATCGACCTCGTCCTCGTCATAGCCTTCGCGCAGCCGGACGGTCGTGAACTGCTTGTTCCGAACGTCCTCGGGGGTCAATGGCATCTCTTCACCTCAACGTGATCGTCGGCACACCGGCATCCTGTCGCATCGCTCAGAACGACAGGCGCTGCACGAGCGAGATCAGGACATACACAATGATCATCAGTACGAAGAAGGACAGGTCGAGCGCCACGCCCCCGAGACGCAACGGCGGGATGAATCGCCGAAGAAGCTTGAGCGGCGGATCCGTGACAGTGTACGTGGCCTCCAACACCACGACCATGGCCTTCCCGGGCCGCCACGAACGGGCGAACTGGAAGACCCAGTCCATGACCAGTCGGAAGAGCAGGATCAGCAGGAAGACGGTCAGTGCCCAGTAGAGCACCTCCCCGACGATCCCCATCTCGTCTTCCTCCCTGGCCCCCGGCCTGATTTCCGTCCATCACACACTGTCGATCGATCCACACGTAAAGTCGTGGCCGGGTCAGCTCTGGTTGAAGAACCCACCCTCGGCGATCCGAGCCTTGTCCTCCGCCGTGACATCGACGTTAGCAGGAGACAGCAGGAACACCTTCTGGGTCACGCGCTCGATACTGCCGTGCAGACCGAAGACGAGTCCAGCGGCGAAGTCTACGAGCCGCTTCGCATCGGTGTCGTCCATCTCGGTCAAATTCATGATCACAGGGGTGCCGCCGCGGAACTGCTCACCAATGGTTCGGGCCTCGTTGTAGGTGCGAGGGTGCAGGGTGGTGATGCGGTACGGCTCTCGTTCGTTCACGACCTTGGGCATGATCACCGGGGCACTCTTCTCCAGGTTCTGGCGGCGGTCGGATGTGATGGACGACACTGGTGCCATCCGCGGGGCCTCCTGCCGGATCGGCACGGCGGCCGGCACCGGCTGGGGTGCGATCTGGGCGACCGGCGCGGGAGTCGCGGCGGGCGCGGCCGCGGCCGGACGGAGGTCCTCCGTCCGGCCGGTCCTGATCGGCTCGGGGTCGCTGTCGTAGTCGTCGTCGGGGTCGTACCCCTGGCCGTCGTACGTCTCGTCCTCCACGAGGCCGAGGTAGACCGCCATCTTGCGCATCGCGCCGGCCATGCTCCTGTCTCCTCCGCGCTGTGGTGGATCGGCTCCGACTCCGGGTCTGAAACGCCTGCGGGCTCCGCGCGCTCGCCTCACGGGGCGTCAAGCCGACGGCACGTCAGGCGACGGTTCGCGGAGGTGCGATCCACTGGGTTGGCCAGCAGCCGGGAAAGCTGCTAGGTTCTGTCCTATTTTGTCCTGCAGTCTGATCTACTTACCCGGTGACGTTACCGGAGCGGTGACCGCACGCCGAGTACCGCCGTTCCGATGCGCACGTGTGTCGCCCCGGCCGCGATCGCCTGCTCGAGATCGCCGCTCATCCCTGCCGAAACCATCGTGGCAGCCGGATGGACCGCGCGTACGGCGCTTGCGATTTCCATCAGCCGCGCGAAGGACGCCGCCGGATCGCCGGCCAGCGGGCCCGCCAGCGGGGCCACCGTCATCACGCCGTCCAGCCGCAGGCCGGGCGCCCCGGCGATCTTGTCGGCCAGCGCGAGGACGTCCTCGGGGGCCACCCCTGCCCGGTGCCCGCCCTCGCCGTGCTCCTTGTCCAGCGCGACCTGCACCAGGCAGCCGAGCGGCGCCCGCCCGTCGCGGACCACGGCCGCCGAGAGCGACTCGACCAGCCGGTCGCGGTCCACCGAGTGCACGGTGTCGGCGTACCGGAGCACCGAGCGGACCTTGTTGGTCTGCAGCTGCCCGACGAAGTGCCAGGTGAGCGGCAGGTCGACGCAGAGGTCGGCCTTGGGGGCGGCGTCCTGGTCGCGGTTCTCGGCGACGTCGGTGACGCCGAGTCCGGCCAGCAGGGCGCTGTCCTCGGCCGGGTAGGTCTTGGTGACCACGATCAGGGTCACCTCGGACCGCTCGCGGCCGGCGGCGGCGCAGGCGTCGGCGATCCGGCGCTCGACCACCTCCAGGTTCTCGCCGAGCTCCTCGTACCGGGCGCGCTGCCGGTCCGTCAGGGAGGCGAGCCAGCGGCCGAGGGCGACCGCGTCTCGGGCCGGGGTGCCCGGGAACGGTCCGAAGATGTCGTTCGTCATGAGAGTTCAGAGCCCAACCAGACGTAGCTCGCGAGCCGACCGGTCCGCTGCTCGCGGCGATAGGAGTAGTGGTCGTCCGACTCAAGGGTGCAGACAGATGATCGCACCACCTCGGTGACGCCCGCCTCGGCCAGCTGGGCCGCGACTCCCGCCGGCACGTCCAGCGCCGGCGTGCCCCAGGAGGTCTCGGCGTGGGCGGCCGGCACCAGGGCGGCGACCTCGGCGCGGAGTCCGGCGGGGACTTCGTAGCACCGGCCGCAG
The window above is part of the Kitasatospora sp. HUAS MG31 genome. Proteins encoded here:
- a CDS encoding GNAT family N-acetyltransferase produces the protein MTGADARADIRVAVTEADLELVRAVRREVFVEEQNVPEELEYDAYDATSVHLLALAGDGSPLGTGRLIFGAEALELTGVEGRVLLGRLAVVAAARGTGLGAALVRAIEQAGWERGAVELELHAQVQALGFYERLGYTAEGAVYEDAGIPHRTMTRVL
- a CDS encoding RluA family pseudouridine synthase; protein product: MSTAAQTRSLPVPDGLEGERLDAALARMFGFSRTKAAELAAEGKVTLDGSVAGKSDRVTAGAWLEVEIPSPVAPVQVVAEHVEGMRIIHDDEDIVVIDKPVGVAAHPSPGWTGPTVIGGLAAAGYRISTSGAAERQGVVHRLDVGTSGIMVVAKSERAYSDLKRQFHDRVTEKRYNALVQGHPDPLSGTVDAPIGRHPSSDWKWAVTRDGKPSVTHYDLIEAYRAASLLDIKLETGRTHQIRVHMSALRHPCVGDLTYGADPTLAKRLGLTRQWLHAVALAFEHPSDGRWVQFESEYPADLRKALDVISAES
- the lspA gene encoding signal peptidase II; this translates as MISTPGSPQTQDDAVPTARAPHEPEPARERTAHPDGPSGADGASVPARGGATAAEGARSRIRRRRIGVLLGVALLAYVIDLASKLLVVARLEGRSPIRVIGDVMTFQVIRNPGAAFGMGQAMTVVFTAIAAAVIVVIWRIARKLYSLPWAIALGLLLGGALGNLTDRLFRSPGVFRGHVVDFISVQHFAVFNLADSAIVCGGILVVLLSFRGSNPDGSTHHTAKGE
- a CDS encoding TraR/DksA family transcriptional regulator, whose amino-acid sequence is MSTTRRKTSTSTGHTAATSRSHAPAGTGARAAGGAESVDPAELPVRPGEEPWTAAEVAELHDELNTDLERLRAEIEASEAAITGLMRDSNDGAGDDQVDAGTKNINRESELSLANNARDSLAQTERALARLEGVGFGLCESCGQAVGKARLQAFPRATLCVTCKAKQERR
- the ileS gene encoding isoleucine--tRNA ligase → MSTYNPVPAQVDLPALEHQILSFWQDNKVFQRSLQQSEGRPEWVFYEGPPTANGMPGAHHIEARVFKDVFPRFRTMKGYHVARKAGWDCHGLPVELAVEKELGFSGKQDIEAFGIAEFNAKCRDSVTRHTDEFAKLTERMGYWVDLDEAYRTMDPSYIESVWWSLKQIFDKGLLVQDHRVAPWCPRCGTGLSDHELAQGYETVVDPSVFVRFPLTGGPLAGEAALLVWTTTPWTLVSNTAAAVHPEVTYVVATDGTEQLVVAEPLVGKALGEGWEPTGQSFTGAEMERWAYRRPFDLVEIENAHYVLNADYVTTEDGTGIVHQSPAFGADDLATCRRYGLPVVNPVLADGTFAPEVPLVGGQFFKKADEALVKDLQARDLLFRHLPYEHSYPHCWRCHTALLYYAQPSWYIRTTAVKDALIRENENTNWFPENVKHGRFGDWLNNNIDWALSRNRYWGTPLPIWRCEEGHLTCVGSLAELSELTGTDQSGLDPHRPYIDDVTFPCRSCSGTAVRVPEVIDAWYDSGSMPFAQYGYPYQNKELFEKRYPAQFISEAIDQTRGWFYTLMAVGTLVFDKSSYENVVCLGHILAEDGRKMSKHLGNILQPIPLMDQHGADAVRWFMAAGGSPWSARRVGHGTIQEVVRKTLLTFWNTVAFQALYARTAGWAPSAADPAPAMRPQLDRWVLSELNTLVREVDAALEAYDTQRAGKLLSAFVDDLSNWYVRRGRRRFWQGDAAALATLHEALETVTRLMAPLTPFITERVWQDLVVPVVPDAPLSVHLASWPVADESLVDAELSRNMALVRRLVELGRSTRAESGVKTRQPLSRALIAAQGWDDLPADLRAQIAEELNVSTLESLAGVGASLVDTSAKANFRALGKRFGKGVQDVAKAVAAADAAVLAAELRASGTTGVELNGERVELSPDEVIITETPREGWAVANESGATVALDLAITPELKRLGVARDAIRQIQEARKNSGLDVADRIVLRWRAANEETAEAIAEHGQLVADEVLATDFAAGAADWESENFTDETLGLAFQLRKA
- a CDS encoding DivIVA domain-containing protein is translated as MPLTPEDVRNKQFTTVRLREGYDEDEVDAFLDEVEAELTRLLRENEDLRAKLAAATRAAAQNQANMRKEPPQDARPGAPVPAAISGPPVPGQQQGPGPQMGQPGVMGQPPMGNQPLGLPSGAPQLPPGPGGQQLAPMGQPQQMGQTMGGQQQLVQPMGGQMLQPMGGPMGQPGPMGQPPMGQTMGGQQQLAPMGGPMQQQMGGPLGGPIPGQQQAPGGDSAARVLALAQQTADQAISEARSEANKIVGEARSRAEGLERDARSKADALERDAQEKHRVAMGSLESARATLERKVEDLRAFEREYRTRLKSYLETQLRQLESQADDSLAPPRLPATASLPPATSSISSTSASSMSSASPSFGGQPSFGGSTPSFGGQNSFGGGSGAPSFGGPSANGTGAAAMAPAGMTQPMAAVRPQPPQPMQQAPAPMRGFLIDEDGDN
- a CDS encoding YggT family protein; the protein is MGIVGEVLYWALTVFLLILLFRLVMDWVFQFARSWRPGKAMVVVLEATYTVTDPPLKLLRRFIPPLRLGGVALDLSFFVLMIIVYVLISLVQRLSF
- a CDS encoding cell division protein SepF, with product MAGAMRKMAVYLGLVEDETYDGQGYDPDDDYDSDPEPIRTGRTEDLRPAAAAPAATPAPVAQIAPQPVPAAVPIRQEAPRMAPVSSITSDRRQNLEKSAPVIMPKVVNEREPYRITTLHPRTYNEARTIGEQFRGGTPVIMNLTEMDDTDAKRLVDFAAGLVFGLHGSIERVTQKVFLLSPANVDVTAEDKARIAEGGFFNQS
- a CDS encoding YggS family pyridoxal phosphate-dependent enzyme, whose translation is MTDRQRARYEELGENLEVVERRIADACAAAGRERSEVTLIVVTKTYPAEDSALLAGLGVTDVAENRDQDAAPKADLCVDLPLTWHFVGQLQTNKVRSVLRYADTVHSVDRDRLVESLSAAVVRDGRAPLGCLVQVALDKEHGEGGHRAGVAPEDVLALADKIAGAPGLRLDGVMTVAPLAGPLAGDPAASFARLMEIASAVRAVHPAATMVSAGMSGDLEQAIAAGATHVRIGTAVLGVRSPLR